A single Myxococcales bacterium DNA region contains:
- a CDS encoding DUF4160 domain-containing protein, with protein MPTVLRSGPYRLYFYSHEPDEPPHVHVDRDSRTAKFWIAPVGLALTLGFAARELAKLERQVSENQNTLIEAWDEYFSSEPG; from the coding sequence ATGCCCACCGTGCTTCGATCCGGTCCATACCGGCTCTATTTCTACAGCCACGAGCCAGACGAACCTCCCCATGTGCACGTTGACCGGGACAGTCGAACGGCGAAATTCTGGATTGCACCGGTCGGGTTGGCGCTAACCTTGGGGTTCGCTGCTCGCGAGCTTGCAAAGCTTGAACGTCAGGTGTCTGAAAACCAAAACACACTGATCGAGGCATGGGATGAATACTTTTCTTCCGAACCCGGGTGA
- a CDS encoding DUF2442 domain-containing protein, producing MNTFLPNPGERIVNVEVDSDSVAAHLADGRIISVPLVWFPRLLHATAEQRANWSISGGGYGIHWADIDEDISAHGLLRGVPAAVPRRQGAA from the coding sequence ATGAATACTTTTCTTCCGAACCCGGGTGAACGCATCGTCAACGTTGAAGTTGATTCGGACTCTGTTGCCGCCCATCTCGCCGACGGAAGAATCATTTCGGTGCCCCTCGTGTGGTTTCCCCGTCTGCTTCATGCGACGGCAGAGCAACGCGCGAACTGGAGCATCTCAGGCGGCGGCTACGGAATACACTGGGCCGATATTGACGAAGACATAAGCGCACACGGACTCCTTCGAGGAGTTCCTGCAGCGGTCCCCCGCCGACAAGGCGCGGCCTAA
- a CDS encoding M23 family metallopeptidase, translated as MSKVGRSERTRLESARTEHFFRGLRLPLALPGCKGKGGELLREDDLEVLARNNESGANGLFPIGLYQTWHNGIHLWSARGTPVHALCDGTIVAACLGERSRERNVFGSRGFVLVRHTITCPQPQEEKLWRKPKRLENLTFFALYQHLEGLSGTDELAPWLLHLRPYLLQGKPADGTYVKLNGTTAARKGGKRTIAELRSEPQPYRRGKSEEWAAGKTTLFRAPSGSVAHAREETKGPFRLVRVLGVGNGDPKEGWVSFTSATVQEIPGMASQIQKLVAGGVTPLEIPVFAGEVLGWAGHIQPEHDELRAGSTPSSGIHLEIFGDEAFAKTTADAFTWLADDTDKDVMAELGPTLEKLKDADLVAMLKKLAFDCVEGKLATSPPTRAQFLSEVSASTKAKLRRLATKNTSYWAIDWEAVAARSPAWQQRYRLTQMEMKDANRYSWWRQLLPEAKALGLPPNAVAHHVHPIGFMKHILQRQMPHPVFYAEVGERVRAVHGVDVSDAPWKGGIEVWVHDPGPEGSEDWCLGKVLRYGKRLGLAGNDPPDLYDMLIDGKSVEVKLPAEVKRIWASLWNVEGGLEAVNTYDNQFITFGPFQHAGGTGGDPGELAGVLSLVKEQHPELFHELFTARGLDVKRAGGGEMKTGHFIFDGQKLTSPAAKEALRAFYPAYLLRMAMEHDVFRNSFMAQGLRRMDVIRGWSATLETKNQPIVTVHLAEAYRSELGQALILDAHINRPNVARRWSVAVERAWDRTVPFTKFRPRQERKLVNRFIFERLTSSLNDPFRRTALVLACTTDIDRAYRDELAADLFDAEKNAPEDLKEDLDKAIKLRDSLAEGLNTGTKAQQAKARTDFQKACKAVVALEGRKPYAQRLSDTHPLWPELAAQLDEAIEQLARKRRTPFLTRDRPSTTRDAPPK; from the coding sequence ATGAGCAAAGTAGGACGTTCGGAGAGGACGCGGCTGGAATCGGCTCGCACGGAGCATTTCTTCCGTGGCCTGCGCTTGCCGTTGGCTTTACCAGGTTGCAAGGGCAAAGGCGGTGAGCTGCTGCGAGAAGACGATCTGGAAGTCCTGGCAAGAAACAACGAAAGCGGCGCCAACGGCCTGTTCCCCATCGGTCTTTATCAAACGTGGCACAATGGCATTCACCTCTGGTCCGCGCGGGGGACGCCAGTACACGCCCTGTGTGACGGAACGATCGTCGCTGCCTGCCTGGGTGAGCGCTCGCGTGAGCGTAACGTTTTCGGCTCACGCGGCTTCGTTCTCGTGCGCCACACCATCACGTGCCCCCAACCGCAGGAAGAGAAGCTCTGGCGGAAACCCAAACGGCTCGAGAATCTGACCTTTTTCGCCTTGTACCAGCACCTCGAGGGGCTATCGGGTACGGATGAACTGGCGCCTTGGCTTTTGCACCTTCGACCGTACCTCCTGCAGGGCAAGCCAGCCGATGGGACCTACGTCAAGCTCAACGGCACGACCGCGGCACGAAAAGGCGGGAAGCGTACGATCGCCGAGCTGCGCTCCGAACCTCAGCCTTACCGCCGAGGGAAGTCTGAGGAGTGGGCCGCCGGTAAGACCACCCTCTTCAGGGCACCTTCGGGCTCCGTGGCTCATGCACGCGAGGAGACCAAGGGACCGTTTCGGCTCGTGCGTGTGCTGGGCGTCGGCAACGGCGATCCGAAGGAGGGCTGGGTCTCGTTCACCTCGGCGACAGTTCAAGAAATCCCCGGCATGGCAAGCCAGATCCAGAAGCTCGTAGCCGGTGGTGTCACGCCGCTCGAGATACCAGTGTTCGCCGGTGAAGTGCTCGGCTGGGCTGGACACATCCAGCCCGAACACGACGAACTACGCGCGGGCTCCACGCCGTCCAGCGGCATCCACCTGGAGATCTTCGGCGATGAAGCCTTCGCCAAGACGACTGCAGACGCCTTTACATGGCTTGCAGATGACACGGACAAAGACGTCATGGCCGAACTTGGCCCGACGCTCGAGAAGCTCAAGGATGCCGACCTCGTCGCGATGCTGAAGAAGCTCGCCTTCGATTGCGTTGAGGGCAAGCTGGCGACCAGCCCGCCGACACGGGCTCAGTTTCTCTCCGAAGTTTCGGCATCAACGAAGGCAAAGCTCCGCCGGCTTGCGACCAAGAACACCTCCTACTGGGCGATCGACTGGGAAGCCGTTGCTGCGCGAAGCCCGGCGTGGCAGCAGAGGTACAGGCTCACCCAGATGGAGATGAAGGACGCGAACCGCTATTCTTGGTGGCGACAGCTTCTGCCCGAGGCGAAAGCGCTGGGACTTCCTCCGAACGCAGTCGCCCATCACGTTCATCCGATAGGCTTCATGAAGCATATCTTGCAACGGCAGATGCCTCATCCTGTCTTCTACGCTGAGGTGGGCGAGCGGGTTCGGGCCGTTCATGGCGTCGACGTCTCTGACGCACCCTGGAAAGGCGGGATTGAAGTTTGGGTTCACGACCCAGGCCCCGAGGGCAGCGAAGACTGGTGTCTGGGCAAGGTGCTCCGCTACGGCAAGCGGCTCGGCCTGGCGGGGAACGATCCACCAGACCTCTACGACATGTTGATCGACGGAAAGAGTGTAGAGGTGAAATTGCCCGCCGAGGTGAAGCGAATCTGGGCTTCGCTATGGAACGTGGAGGGTGGGCTCGAAGCGGTCAACACCTACGACAACCAGTTCATCACCTTCGGACCATTCCAGCATGCAGGGGGAACGGGAGGCGATCCGGGGGAGCTGGCCGGGGTGCTTTCGCTGGTCAAGGAGCAGCACCCCGAGCTCTTTCATGAGCTGTTCACCGCGCGAGGCCTCGACGTGAAACGCGCGGGAGGCGGAGAGATGAAAACGGGTCACTTCATCTTCGATGGGCAGAAGCTCACGTCTCCCGCAGCGAAGGAAGCGCTGCGCGCGTTCTACCCCGCCTACCTTCTGCGCATGGCAATGGAACACGACGTCTTTCGCAACAGCTTCATGGCCCAAGGCCTGCGGCGGATGGACGTCATTCGAGGATGGTCCGCAACCCTCGAGACAAAGAACCAACCCATCGTTACCGTGCACCTTGCGGAGGCCTATCGCTCTGAGCTGGGGCAGGCCCTGATCTTGGATGCACACATCAACCGGCCCAATGTGGCCCGCAGGTGGAGTGTGGCGGTCGAGCGGGCGTGGGATCGAACGGTGCCTTTCACTAAATTTCGGCCTCGACAAGAGAGAAAGCTAGTCAACCGTTTCATATTCGAGCGCTTGACGTCCAGCCTGAATGATCCGTTCCGCCGCACAGCCCTTGTGTTGGCGTGCACCACCGACATCGACCGCGCATACCGAGACGAGCTGGCTGCAGATCTGTTCGACGCAGAGAAAAACGCCCCTGAAGATCTGAAGGAGGACCTCGACAAGGCCATCAAGCTCCGCGACAGTCTGGCAGAGGGCTTGAACACGGGCACAAAGGCCCAACAAGCCAAAGCGCGGACAGACTTCCAAAAGGCCTGCAAGGCGGTCGTCGCCCTCGAAGGGAGGAAGCCCTATGCCCAGCGGCTCTCGGATACACACCCCTTGTGGCCAGAACTCGCCGCACAGCTCGATGAGGCCATCGAACAACTCGCACGCAAGCGACGCACCCCATTCCTGACACGGGATAGACCTTCAACGACAAGGGACGCCCCCCCAAAATGA
- a CDS encoding leucine-rich repeat domain-containing protein, with the protein MIQAFFSVFLLLAAGGDAAHSFNDDKAAREAILRTDRERIYEEFKGFLDSEKTKPIAEVFGNVETFEELVWNAAPPNIRRRLEQAFEHHNDLAKSLESGIFFDLDLALKHRGFVRGLMIDAAGKELESLPHLDFLRVFESLSKEPLDLPRLRHLGLDGPNLIEFPDWIWQLDKLEAFEIGGGHTSIPEGIGKLKNLRFLDLSESKRITRLPPSIGELSSLRSLDLEHSAVSELPPEIGKLSNLERLNFYRTPIKTLPPEIGQLRSLRTLIGTFSELTSLPKEVGNLKNLVEIKVGLGEHSMDCPWAELATLPKLESLHCAGRSEPRPSPQWVGRLERYMNGHYMLPSPKQVPRPLDPYEFKEKILRLHAAHNDMDIFKLLLDLSLIPWTTNRDRSLYSDYFHQETTVAVDIFEEELLFLPREKKRLNEVVMQIRLTDDLTSYHALALFYRNAEGVWTFAPRTFTVPPLEKAGPPFRFSFAPTYGSKDPRRGLVGTIRDVTTREFTEEVVALWANPVGLFEDARATLSSPSFEATENGSYRLIINPKSAAIRIRFCPQDKCRTKTLRL; encoded by the coding sequence ATGATCCAAGCCTTTTTCTCAGTGTTTCTTCTGCTCGCAGCAGGCGGCGACGCGGCGCATTCCTTCAACGACGACAAAGCGGCCCGGGAAGCCATCCTGCGTACCGATCGCGAACGGATCTACGAAGAGTTCAAGGGTTTCCTCGACTCGGAAAAGACCAAGCCCATCGCCGAGGTCTTCGGAAATGTAGAGACGTTCGAAGAACTCGTTTGGAATGCGGCACCCCCAAATATACGGAGACGTTTGGAGCAGGCCTTCGAGCACCACAACGACCTCGCGAAGAGTCTCGAGTCTGGAATCTTCTTCGACCTTGACTTGGCTCTCAAGCACCGCGGGTTCGTTCGTGGCCTCATGATCGACGCAGCGGGAAAGGAGCTCGAATCGCTTCCTCACCTCGACTTTCTTCGTGTCTTCGAGAGCCTGTCGAAAGAGCCTCTCGATCTTCCCCGGCTCCGTCATCTCGGCCTCGACGGCCCCAACCTCATCGAGTTTCCGGATTGGATCTGGCAACTCGACAAGTTGGAGGCTTTCGAGATCGGCGGCGGACACACCTCTATTCCCGAAGGCATCGGCAAGCTCAAGAATCTCAGGTTTCTTGACCTATCGGAAAGCAAGCGGATCACGAGACTTCCGCCCAGCATCGGAGAGCTTTCTTCCCTGAGGTCACTCGACCTAGAACACAGCGCCGTCTCGGAGCTTCCACCCGAGATTGGCAAGCTCTCGAACCTCGAGCGCCTCAACTTCTACAGAACGCCCATCAAGACCCTGCCCCCCGAGATCGGCCAACTGCGTTCACTCCGCACCCTTATAGGGACTTTTTCCGAATTGACTTCGCTACCGAAGGAGGTCGGCAACCTCAAAAACCTCGTCGAGATCAAGGTCGGATTGGGCGAACATTCGATGGACTGCCCCTGGGCAGAGCTGGCCACTCTGCCGAAGCTCGAGTCGCTCCACTGCGCCGGACGCTCAGAGCCCCGGCCGTCTCCCCAGTGGGTGGGTCGCCTTGAAAGATACATGAACGGCCACTACATGTTGCCATCGCCCAAGCAGGTGCCGCGTCCGCTCGACCCCTACGAGTTCAAGGAGAAAATCCTCCGCCTACACGCCGCACACAACGACATGGACATCTTCAAGCTCCTGCTCGACCTATCGTTGATCCCCTGGACAACCAACAGGGATCGGTCTCTCTACAGCGACTACTTTCACCAGGAAACCACCGTGGCAGTGGACATTTTCGAGGAAGAGTTGCTCTTCCTCCCGCGCGAGAAGAAGCGCCTGAACGAGGTCGTGATGCAGATTCGCCTCACGGACGACCTGACCTCGTATCACGCGTTGGCCCTCTTCTATCGCAACGCCGAAGGCGTGTGGACATTCGCGCCCCGCACCTTTACCGTGCCACCTCTCGAAAAGGCAGGCCCGCCCTTCCGCTTCTCCTTCGCGCCTACCTACGGCAGCAAAGACCCTCGCAGGGGCCTCGTAGGAACGATCCGGGATGTGACCACGCGAGAGTTCACAGAAGAAGTCGTCGCGCTCTGGGCGAACCCGGTGGGACTTTTCGAGGACGCTCGCGCGACATTGTCTTCCCCGAGCTTCGAGGCCACCGAAAATGGCAGCTACCGCCTCATCATCAATCCAAAGAGCGCAGCCATACGCATTCGATTCTGCCCCCAGGACAAGTGCCGCACCAAGACTTTGAGGCTATGA